A region of the Penicillium psychrofluorescens genome assembly, chromosome: 6 genome:
TTTTTGGCCATTCCAGGAGTGAAGGCGCAGTGACCGACCAGTGCGGACGCCTGATCCCCTAGACAACTGGTGATGCGAACACCCTCCAAAGGCCCCTCAGCGACTTCACCGAATCCCTCCCGGTCAGAGGAGGGCAGGATATCCGGCAGCCGAATCTTATTGCGGTCGATATCAAAGAATTTCAACAACCGGTCGTCATACTGCAGAGTCTCGAGGTTCATAAACATCGTGCGGGATGCGTTGGTCACATCCGTGACTAGACGCTTGTTTCGTGGCCCACCATTTAGATTGTAGATGAGCCAGGTGTCGACGGTCCCAAAAGCAGCGCGGCCCTCGTCATACGCGGACCGAACGTCGGGGAGGTTATCGAGCATCCAGCGCAAGGTGACCGAGGAAGGATATGTCGAGAGAGGCAGACCACAGATATTCACGAGGTCGTCTGCACCCGCCTTGTTCTTGAGCTCGCGCACCAGCTCCACGGTCCGGGTGTCGGTCCAGGTAATGGCATTGTGCAGGGGCTCGCCGGTCTCCCAGTcccagatgatgatggtttCTCGTTGACTGGTGATGCCAATGGCCTCGATATCGAACTTGGCGTggcccagggcaaggaaTGATTTCATCGCCTCTTCAATACAAATGTAGACCGACTCGACCAGCTCGTAGGGGTCGTGTTCGTGCCATCTTGAGAGGAAAAAGCCATTAGTGACGACCCCAGCAATCGGGATGAAATAAAACCGATCACTTACCCTGGATGCTCGTGGATTTGACGGAACTCAGTCTGGTACGTGGCGACGGGGACGCCCGTGCAgtcgaagacgatgaagcGAGTGCTGGTGGTACCCTGATCGATGGTACCGATAAACCGCTCCTTCAGATCGTCCGTCCGGCGCTCTTCATCTTGCAACAGAGACCGGTTCCCGTCGTTCGTCTCCTCGGGTTGAATCACAATCGCCTCGTCGGCGGGCTCAGAGTCTCCGTCGACACTGGCAAAGTCCAGTTCGAAAGGGTTTCGCATCTTctggggggggggaggggatgTGTGCGATAAAGAGGGAGACGGTGGTGCGCGGCCGAGGAGAGTGCGCAGGGCGGgggtggttggttggtgggtggtggtggtggtggtggtggtgttggtgggAGATTTACGCCTTAGAaaagaggatgacgagggcTACACGGTGGCGGTAGTCCGATAGGGAAGGTGGAGCGTGACGTTGAAGTGGCCAACGGGAGACCGACCGAGGTGGTGGGGAGAGACAGCGAGGTAAAAACccgaagagagagagaattggcgacgaagacgaagaaagaagaggtgaagaagagttggaagaagaagcagaagagaagaaagaaaaagagaagggccagacagacagacaagACCGAACAAGCAGTGGGTGGGTTGGTCCCCCACTTGCCAAACCTGCTATGTCCAGGTGATCACGACTCATCTCCACTTTCAACACGCCGTCCCTTTTTTTCTCGCACCTTCGAGTTTTATTCTAGACCGGGACACACGGGATGGGCGTGATCCCGAGACTCCTATTTGAGGAGTGCACCGGAGGAATTGGCCTGCAGTCCAGGAACCACACTTAAACTACACAGTAGCTGGAGATCGGCTAGGGGCAGCAAGAAGGGCCGATCCATCCACCTCGCCCAACCTTCCCTGATTACCGCGGCTGGTTCGGACCAGTTCTTGCAGGACAGACATCATCTGACCCCCATCTGGGGCATCCTCTGCACAGATGTATGCAAGATAAtgattttttttccccttgtCAGCCTACGATTTCTATGATGAAAAAAAATTCCAACACACTCgaaacaaaagaaataatTCAGTGTCCGCCCGAAGCGGGTGCTGCGGATATTCTACAGGAATTCACAGGAAtgcaagaagatcaaaaaaTCCCCTTTTTTACTCGGactcctcctcctggcccAGCTCAGCCCGGCGGCGGGAatcggcctcctccttctccttcttctgcaggaaGATCAGGGcgttgatcttgtccttgatcGTGTGCTCCGAGCTGACggtctgctggatctgctcgcGCCCGATCAGGGTGGCCACGATGCTGGCACCCACCACAAAGGTCAGCACGAAGCGGTACATGCCGTACCAGTGCGGCGCAcggccggcggcggcggcgcgggcgtcATTGTAGTACAGGAAGGTGAAGGCGAGGAACTGGCTGATCAGCGCGTACTCGACggggagcagcagcgtcGGCCAGGCCACAGCGGGAGCCAGGACACCGGCGGCGTAGCGGCGGTACCCATACTTGCCGCCGTAGCCGGCCCATTCCAGACCCCAGTGGATGGCAccgaggaaggagaggatcTGACAGACAATGAATCAGTAATGCATAGAGCAGGAAGGGGGCACGGTATTAGGCACTCACCACAGCGCCGTAGCCGACCTGGATGGGCTCCAGCATGTGCAGCATCAGCTCTGCGGTCTGGCCGGAGAAGAGCAGACCGTCACCAGCGACCGCAGCGCGGTTGATCTCGTAGGAGAGATAGACGGTCTCCATGGAAGTGACCAGGTAAGGGACGACACCGGCCATACCGATGAAGAGAGCCTCCTTGGGGACCTCCGCCAGGCTGAAAGTATCCTTGATGACTTTCTATACTCGCAATTGCAATCAGTAATGCTCTTCTAGAGCTCATTGATAGCTTAGGTGCCGGGGAAAACCTTACCGCCTCGGACTTCATGCCcgccatcatgtcgacttcatcgtcatcctaTAAGTCCATCGGTCAGCCATTGGACATGCTCCTCACCCTAACGGGTCTTGTAATCATATACCTTAGCAGAGGAGGACGCATAGCGCACCAGGGCGGTGGTAACAGGCTTGTGCGCGGCGAGCGCGAATCTGGGCTTCCCGGTCGGGCGGATGGCGCGAGCGGACGAGGTCAGTTGGGCCTTGAACATCTGGTTGCCCAGAGCCGAGCGAGCCACAGAGGCATTGGAGCTTGAGACGGCACGGAAGACCGAGCGGGCGGCGGTGTTGCGGTACATGGCGGGGAGAAATAGCTTTTTCGTGAAGGTCCGGGTTAGCAACGTGCAAAGCCTCGGGTCTGGGAGAAGTAGAGTCCACGTACCCAATTGAGCTGGCAAATATAAGCTGGGGCTGAGAGTGTAGagtggagaggagggggtGTGAAACCCGGACACAGAAGCTGGAGATGGCAGTCGGGGAGGCCGTGGAGTTCCGGGGGGAGAGAGCAGTCGAGATGAAGTTGTGGTGACCACGAGCATCCGGCGGACCGGAGCGACCCGAGTTGCATATTGTGCCTCAGGCTGCACGTTCCGGACAGAGCACGTGACTACAGGGGCGCAGCCCTAGCTTACGTAATGCAATTCTGGGGAGGTGACGTATTTAGGCAGTGAAAGGCACCGGAGTAAACAAGCGTGTCCTCCAGCATGGGCAGACACCGTCAGCAGTAGCATTGGCAGGAATTATTGCTAGCCTTGGAAATGAATGAAACCGTATCGCAGGGGTCCACCAGGGGCCATTGCACGGAAAAGGTACTGGAGAGTACTTGCGTTTGTAGCGTAGATTGGGCGGCGAGGTCAGTACCCTGCCCGTACCGCCCGACGAACCACCGCCCTTAAACCTGCTGTTCCACCTCAGTCACGGGCTTGGAGACCCTCAACCCAGCTTTGATCCATTCCCTCCCTCACCTTACCTCGCCTCACATCCTCTCCCTTTCGAACACACaattcctttctttctccctcgcctTCCCTAAACCCCGTTCCCTCCAAAAGCTGGGTATCCTGCTACGGTATCGCGTGCAGTCTACCTGCTCTCACTGGATGGCTTGAATTGCCCCCAATTGCGACAGTTCCTGAGGCTGAATCCACTTCCACGTGAGTGTCTCTGCTATCAACATCCAGTTATGACGGTCGCTGACCATCTCCAGATCTGGAATTAGACCATCACCGACTACaaccctccccctcctctctcccccgGCCATAGACCCATCCCCCCGGGCCCGGTCAACGGCCGTCCCCTGCAACCATGTTGGAAGGCCTGGTTGCTAATCTGCTCAACCGATTTCTCGGAATCTACGTCAAGAATTTCGATGCGAAGCAGCTGAACATCGGAATCTGGTCGGGCGATGTCAAACTGCGGAACCTTGAGCTGCGCCGGGAAgcgctcgaccagctccGTCTTCCATTAAACGTTGTCGAGggccatctcggcgagctCACCTTATCGATTCCATGGTCCAACTTAAGAGGAAAGCCAGTCAAggtcgagatcgaggatgtgTTTTTGCTCGCGGCGCCGAAGGAAGATGCAGATTACAAtaccgaggaggaggaacggAGACAGCATGTGCTGAAGATGGAAAAGATCGAGAGTGCGGAGATGCTACGCGAACAAAATCCGGACGGCATGAGCCAGGAAGAACAGCTACGGAACCAAAGCTTCACGGAGAGCATGGTCACGGCCGTGGTCGACAACCTGCAGATCTCCATTAAGAACGTGCATTTTCGCTACGAAGACTCGATTGCCTCGCCTGGCCACCCCTTCGCCGTGGGCTTGACCCTGAAAGAGCTCAGCGCCGTCAGCACAGATTCGGAATGGGTCCCCACTTTCATCCAATCCACCTCCGGAACAACGCACAAGTTGGCAGTTCTCGGTGCCCTCTCTGTCTACTGGAATACAGATGCTACGCTGCTGGGAACCGGCAGAGGCTCTGATATCGGCGCCGAGGCTCAGGGAATCAGCCACGAAGAGTTGATGGAGAAAATGCGGACCGCAATTGACAGCGACGAAGGCAACCAGTTCATGCTTCGTCCCGTGAGTGGACGTGCAGGTCTTGAATTGAACAAAACAGGGAAACACGACCGACCGGCAATCAAAGCGCGTCTCCTGTTCGATGAGCTCGGTTTCGTCTTGGATGACAATCAATACCGCGATGCACTGATGCTAGTTGATCTTTTCCATTACTTTATCCGTCACCAGGAGTACAAAAAGCTCCAGCCCAAGTCCTCTCCGAAAGAAGATCCTCGTGCCTGGATGAAGTTCGCTGGAGATGCGATTCTCAGCAAGATTCACGATCGCAATAGACGCTGGACCTGGGACTACATCAAGGAGCGCAGAGACGACCGTATAGCCTACATAAACctgttcaagaagaagaaacgagaaGAGGCTCTATCCCCggaagaaaccaaaaacTTGGAAACGCTGGAATGGAAACTCAGCTACGAGGATATTAGGTTCTGGCGATCGCTCGCAAGAAACCAGCTGCGCAAGGAAAATGTCGGAGTCAAGAAACCCGCTCGCCAACAGACATGGGGCGAGTGGGTCTGGGGCGccaaaaaggaagaggacgaagaaaCCACTATGAccgaggagcagcggcaAGAGCTCTACAACGCGATTGATTGGGACGAAAAGAAGGCCATCTCGGAGAGCGTCGATGTTCCGCGGGAATGGGTCAAGTTGCAGGTCAACTGGAGTCTCCGCGCCGGCAGCTTCACCTTGAAACAGGACCCCCACGGCGCTGCGAATGAAGTCATGAAGCTGGTGTTTGACAATTTCCGTGCAAAAGCGCTTCAGCGGCCAGATTCGTATCTCCTTGATCTGGACCTCGGTGGCTTGAAGATGTACGACGGCACCACTCCCGGCAGCCTCTACCCCCAAATCGTCAAAGTGAAGGATTCCCTTCCCGAGCCTTCCAAAACCGTGAAACAAAGTGGTGAGGATGATGACCTTGCCTCGGAGGCGAGTGCAGATGTCCTTGAGGATGAAGACAGTCTGTTCCATCTACAGCTTGAGAAGAATCCATTAGACAGCGATGCAGACTCGGCCGTCAAGGTTAAACTGAAGAGTATTGAGGTCATCTACAACCCTCGATTCTTGGTGGGGATTGTGAAATTTTTCGAACCACCCGAGCGACATATGGAGTCTATTGGAGCGCTTCTGGATACTGCAGGGGCGACTGTCGAAGGACTCAGACAGCAAACCCGAGCAGGTCTGGAGTTTGCCCTGCAGGAACACAAGAAGGTTGACGCGCAGTTCGATGTTCGCGCGCCTTTGATCATTGTTCCGGAAAGCATTACGCAGGAATCTTCGCTGTGCTTGATCCTTGATGCCGGTCATGCGAGTGTCAACAGTGAACTGGTCGACCGCCAGGCCATGCGAGACCTTCAATCCAAGCAGAAGCGAGTATACGAAGCAGAGGACTACAAGCAGTTAGAGCACTTGCTCTACGATCGCTTCCTCATCAAGCTGGATTCCACGCAGCTCCTGATTGGACCCGGCGTGGATGCAACAAAAGCGCAGCTCAGTTCAGGTGTCGAGTCCAAGAACTTCCATATCATTGACCGCATCAATGTGGACTTTGTGCTAGAGATGTGTATTGTACCGAAACAGACCCAGCTCACGCGCACGCGCATCTCGGGTCATTTGCCAGAACTCCATGCCTCCATGTCGGACACCAAGTATAAGGGATTGATGAAGCTGATCGACATTGCTATTCCGCACTTCGATGATGATAAACCAGCGTCTGACTCCGCATCACTTGCGGCCAAGAAAGAGGAAACGGCGCTGGCCACGAGAGCCAGATCTGCCTCTTTCCAACCCCCTGCCCAACGAGACCTCCctgtcgtcgacgaagacttCGAGGCAGATTCAGACAGTGAACAGGCCAAGAAGAGTCTGGATACACCGACCAACATTCACCGCCGAGATTTCGAATTCAAATTCACCGTTGGCCGCCTTCGCGGGTCCTTGTTCCGGTCCGAATCGCATGGTATGCAATGTGATCGTTTACTGGTTGAATTGGTCGCCGAAGGGTTCGAGCTGGACTACTATATGCGCCCTTACGACATGGTTGCTGAAGTGGTCCTGAAATCCTTGAGCGTGGACGACTACATCGAGGAGAACCCGGTTCCTGAATTCAAGAGAATTATCTCTTCGAAAGGGTTCAACGCCGACGAAGATAAAGATCTCTTCCATTTGAAGATGGTGCGGGTCAAACCCGAGTCTCCAGAGCTTGAGTCGACCTACGAAGGAGTGGCAATGAACCTCGATATATCGGTCTCGACAATTAATCTCGTAGTGACACGGAAGACGCTCCTCACGCTCCTGGACTTCATTCTTCTCACCTTCACAAACCCTCAACAGGCACCTGCCCAAGACGAGCAACCTGACAAGGCTATACAGCAATCGAACAATGCCGATGAGCAGCCCCAGCAGGCTGGAAAACTGCGCATCAAGACCAACCTGCAGAGTATTGCGCTGATCTTGAACAACGATGGCGTCCGCTTGGCAACTCTGAGTCTCAACACTGCGGATGTCGGCATTTTCCTCGTCGGTCGCGCCATGACCATCCAGTCTCGGATAGGAAGCTTGACCTTGGTCGACGATGTCAACCTCGGTGCATCGGAGAAGTCAGACATTCGACGACTCATGACCATCGAAGGCGACAACTTTGCAGACTTCAAGTACGAAACCTTTGATCCTGAAAGCGATACATATCCCGGTTATGACTCCGAGGTCTATTTACGATCTGGCTCCATCAAGATCAATTTCTTAGAAGAACCTTACCGAAAGATCATCAACTTCCTGGTCAAGTTTGGCAAAATGCAAGCTATTTTCAATGCAGCCCGCCAGGCTGCGGCGAACCAGGCGAGTCAGCTGCAGGAGAACGCTTCGCGAATGCGGCT
Encoded here:
- a CDS encoding uncharacterized protein (ID:PFLUO_009031-T1.cds;~source:funannotate): MRNPFELDFASVDGDSEPADEAIVIQPEETNDGNRSLLQDEERRTDDLKERFIGTIDQGTTSTRFIVFDCTGVPVATYQTEFRQIHEHPGWHEHDPYELVESVYICIEEAMKSFLALGHAKFDIEAIGITSQRETIIIWDWETGEPLHNAITWTDTRTVELVRELKNKAGADDLVNICGLPLSTYPSSVTLRWMLDNLPDVRSAYDEGRAAFGTVDTWLIYNLNGGPRNKRLVTDVTNASRTMFMNLETLQYDDRLLKFFDIDRNKIRLPDILPSSDREGFGEVAEGPLEGVRITSCLGDQASALVGHCAFTPGMAKNTYGTGCFLLYNVGEKPVISKHGLLGTVGFQLGRDRKPVYALEGSVAVAGSGVSFLMNNLGFFRDSRKVSDLAATVPDSGGCVFVTAFSGLFAPYWIDDAQGTIFGITQHTQRGHIARATMDAACFQTKAILDAMEMDSGKKLTELAVDGGMSNSDICMQTQADIIQIPVDRPAMHETTALGAAIAAGFAIDVWKDFSDLKHMNRANTATFKPKISKKASARLYKTWSKAVEMSRGWKDPESHDDDDDDESA
- a CDS encoding uncharacterized protein (ID:PFLUO_009032-T1.cds;~source:funannotate), which translates into the protein MYRNTAARSVFRAVSSSNASVARSALGNQMFKAQLTSSARAIRPTGKPRFALAAHKPVTTALVRYASSSAKDDDEVDMMAGMKSEAKVIKDTFSLAEVPKEALFIGMAGVVPYLVTSMETVYLSYEINRAAVAGDGLLFSGQTAELMLHMLEPIQVGYGAVILSFLGAIHWGLEWAGYGGKYGYRRYAAGVLAPAVAWPTLLLPVEYALISQFLAFTFLYYNDARAAAAGRAPHWYGMYRFVLTFVVGASIVATLIGREQIQQTVSSEHTIKDKINALIFLQKKEKEEADSRRRAELGQEEESE